The region caccgtgagtttatttataacaaataaacgCACttccttattaattcatcgtgacttcACAATAGACTCgaaattgtactcttgaattcatagaacgctttagaccaaatgtaaatacgttatccattgttataatcataaccgtcattcaatcttctatagattatctactaatgagacgggtgcaaattactattttaccccgcattggtattttatccttaactctcactaagttccttgtaaatgatattttcgtaaacttaattacagaaatgagtactctatcatttaacacttgaaccaagctataaggaaatcattgtttcacttcttaaacagaagctatagatttcatgtctatgataaatactcccactcaattatactaccatatctccaatatgtaagtatgagctagtccgtagggtaagctggtaacgaacaaataaaaagacttgaataatataattggtagaatattaatcactcaggattaagattgaattgacatattgtcaacgttgtgatatgattagattatataataacgatacttacttatcttatcaataatcaatatcggtccagtccaatgtaacaaaatacgtctgatcttatctacttggtcaatgtcttggataagacatcacaccccgaatgtgtaagtagatcatatcgtagattaccagatcAGTTAAAATCCAATGCACAAACTTAATCtaaggacttgttcttttgaacatataattacaattatgatccactgtgacctagtcactataattgtaattatttatatgttcgggattttgtAAATGTTTgcattattccaataatcatgtaataaaacaagtaaGCAACACAATtatcaaactaaaaaattgatattcttttattgacaatataaaatcgtgttacatgtccgacacggttttataagggcatacaACCCAACACAACCAAACTCAGTGATGTAAGTTTCCAGACTATCAGGTTACCCTCTTCAACTTTCCTAATAATATGAAAACTGTGAATTCCTCATACCAAACGACCCTTAGAGGTCAATGCGTGATAATGTTGTTGGAAAGAAATTaagtgaatgagaaattgatgcctaaaatggtaatgattcAGCAAATCACTCTGATTATAGATGATATTATCttaatattgtgtgatttattctgattgattttggcaaatcactttggtcaaaattgagatatcaaaatattgtgtgattaattctgattaaCTGTCaaaaaatcactttgggtaacaactaatattaccataataaatgtgattaattctaattATTTTTCAGAAATTAAGATTCTAAATTTGTTGGATATTTGAGCATTAATGGACTTGATTCTCACACattttcaactctccatgaagcctataaaaggaggcttctCCTCTCATTCTAAGACACACGATTACAGAGTATCACACACTtagtctctttctctcttcaGTCTCTGTAGTATTTTCTGGTGATAGAAGGAAGGTTTGTTCCGAGTTCGCTTAAGCAGACGCAGTGGTGCTTTCATCCTGCTTGATAGttgttgtatcctgggaagtggttgctcacgaatcCTCAAGCACCGTTCAAGTAGAGGGGGAAAATCTACTTTAAGGAAAGTGTGTTTTGCGTGCCTCGGCTTTGGTTTATTCATTGTATTGTATTTTTTGTATTTCTattctttaattaaatatattaatctaTATGCTTCGTTCTTCTCCATTGTATTATTTGTAACAGATGCCATGTTAGATTCATTGACATGCATGGTTCAAACTAATTAGGATAGGATGACATGTATACATACCCACAAATTTTCTGATTGTAGAATTTTGATATATTTTCACATATTCCTTTAATTAATCTTTTAGGtcaatatgtgatgattgttgtgTTTGATTTTTTAACATGGATGGTTCAAACTACAGGTATACGTACCCACAACTTTCTTGATTgtacaattttaatatattttcacATATTTCTTAATTGATGAGTCTCGTGAGATTCTCTCAAATATTACATTCAGTTATGTTGTGTCTAAAGTCATTCATTATATTCACATTTTCTAGTCCAAATTTGATGTGGTGTATTAAAAATAGTCCTACGTACATTGAAACACTATACAAAATTATTACACTGAAAggcctttattttttttatataacacaAAGTTTCGTGCAAACTTCATAACCTCAACCCAAATACCAAAGAAAAAACACATCATATTGTTACAAcaaacaaaataatgaattcatcAAAATCAATACAAAAAATTATACTTATCCGATCAAAAAAATGATCAACTACTTCTAGTTGACCTCTCccataagctttttttttttttttggtgaataagAATCAATATATTGCTCAAAATCAACATGTACAAATCCAACTTTCCTATGAATCTACCCCTAGAGCCTCTACTATAGTACAAAGAAGAGGAAGGCTTTACAACTTTGAGAACCAATCCCTATCTATACAATTTTCCTTTTTTGGCATGAACATATACATTCTCATTTTAATATCTCTTTTAATCATATCTACTGTGTGGTTTACATGCCATATTTTTTGAGACCATAAAACATCACTCCTCACTCTCCAAATATGATACATTAATGCAGTAACTACAACCATGAGGAAATTCCTTCTGGTTTTGCTCAAATTCTTCACCTTGGTAATCCACTGAAATAACTGTGCATATTGATTTGTTTGTACCTGCCAATTTAGCCATTTCTTCACTGCCTGCAAGCAACACTTGCTGTATGTACACTTAATGAATAGGTGTTGAATGTCTTCAGTGCTAGCTCCACATAGTAAGCAAGATTGATCTATACTACCATTGTATTTGGCAATGTGGTTTCTGGTGCATAGCCTTCTGAGCATAATAAGCCAGTAAATGAACCTATGTTTAGGTATGTTGAGCCTATTCCAAACTACTCTCCTCCAATGAACTTTGGGTGGAGACCCAAAAAGAATATCATAACCTGCTCCAATCGTATACTTCGTGGCAATAAATGATGCCATGTCCATTTTGGCTGTGAAAAATTCTTTAACAACAACAAGTTTCCTCCAGTACCAACTACAATCTGGCGGATTCCTATATGACCACCAATCTTTTTTAGATAGGTAAACACTATGAACCCATTTAACCCACAGATTATCCTTCTTTGCTGTAGTGGCCCAAACATACTTACCCATAGCCACAATATTCCAATCAATGACATTTCTGAATCCCAAACCTCCAGCTGCTTTAGAAATACAGATATTATTCCAAGCCACTAAACCAGGCCCCGAATACACTCCCCTTCCTTTCCAAAGAAATGCCCTGCAAATGCCTACAATATCTTTCAACAGTTTTTTCAGCAAAATCATTATTTGAGTCCAATAGGCATGGATAGACATGAGAACAGAGTTAATCAGGATAACTCTACCCATATATGATATATTCCTAGTACTCCATTGTCTAATTTTCCTCATCATTTTCTCTAATATTATTCCACATTCAGCAGCagaatttttttttgaacaaaTCGGAATACCAAGGTAACGAAATGGGAGCTTACTTTTGGTGAAACCTGATACATCCAACACCCTTTGAGTCCCCTTCTCATTCATACCACAGCAATAAATTTTAGACTTAGTCACATTAGGCAAAAGACCTAAACTTCCAGAGAAGAGTTTAAGCCCTTTAAGCATCCAAAGTATTGAAATATAATCACCATGACTAAATAGTAAAATGTCATCCGCAAAACAGAGATGATTCATCTTTAGGCTTGCACATCTATCATGAAATTTATATCTAGGCATAGAACCCACCTTGAGCATAATGCGAGACAAATATTCCATACCTAGTACAAAAAGTAATGGTGACATTGGATCTCCTTGTCATAATCCCCGTTTAGATGCAAAATAACCATGTAATGATCCATTAATCATCAATGAAAACCGTGGTGTTCTAACACAGCACATAACAATATTGATAAACTTCTGAGGAAACTTAAAGGCATTTAGCATCTCTTCAATGAAATCTCACTCAATGGTATCATAAGCTTTCCTTAAATCCAACTTTATCATGCAACTCGGCTTACAGGTTTTCCTACCATAGTGTCTCACTAAATCTTGGCATATCATAATATTATGTGTTGTGTATCTCCCATGAACAAATCCCCCTTGATTTTCCACAATCAATTCAGGTAGTACCTCTCTAAGTCATGAACAAATCAACTTGGAAGCTACTTTATATAGTACATTACAACATGCAATGGGCCTAAAATCGCATACAGTATCAGGACATATAGTTTTAGGGATAAGTGTAATAGAGGTAGCATTGATCTCCTTAAGAAGTTTACCCAAAGAAAGAAAGGATATAATTGCAACACTATCCTCCTGCCCAACTAATTGCCAATTATCCTGGTAGAAGGAGCTACTGAATCCATCTGGACCAGGAGCTTTCATCCCTGGAATGGAAAACAAAGCTGTTTTAACTTCCAGTGTTGAGAACTCAGTGGACAAGATACATTTATGCTCTTCATTAAGAACAGGACCTAAATTCACAATGGCCTGCAGTACCTTCCTCCTTTGCTGCATATTAGTCCCCAATAATCTTTGATAATATCCAAGAAAAGCATCCCTTACACCCTCTGGAGTATCTACCCAAGTGCTAGTTTCAGTTTTGATAGACAGAATTCTATTTTGTAGTCTTCTCGCATTCAATGATGCATGAAAAAATTGAGTATTTTCATCCCCATTAAGAACCCATGCTGCTTTGGCTTTTTGAGCCAAAAAAGTTAAGTATGCTTTATGGAGATGAGAAAACCGTTCACTATCTAACTGTTCTTGTTTCAGTAATCCAGAGTTTAGAGGATGTTTAAGAAAAGCTCCCTGTGTCTCTAACTAGTGAAACTTAGCTTCCATTTCTACCTTCTGTAAGTCCTGATATCCTTCTCTGTCAATCTCTAAAAGAACCTGTTTTAATCTCTTCAATTTTGTAACCACCTTAAACATCTCAGTACCATAAACAGGGCTCCTCCAGGAAGTACTAACTCGATCCTTATATGCAGTAGCCTCCTTCCACATACGAAAGTATCGAAATGGTTTCCTCCCCAACTGTATGTCAACATAGAAGGATATAATAATAGGACTGTGATCAAAAATACCTTCAGGAAAGAAAGTTGCTTTAGATTCTTGAAATACATCAGTCCACTTCGAATTAACCATTGCACGGTCAATCTTTGAACAAACCCGTTCATCATTCTGCTGCTTGTTATTCCAAGTAAAAAAACATCCTGAAAATTTTAGATCCTCCAGTTGACAAGAAGTCATACAATCTCGACATGCTGTATCTGCCATTTTCTTGACTTTTTTGCCTATTCTCTCATGTTGATAAATAATCTCATTATAATCTCCTACTACCATCCATGAATCATCAATTTGCAGCGCCAACCTCTGGATATCTTGCCATAGCCTTCCCCTTGCTTTTGCCTCATTAAAGCCATAAACAAAGGTGATGAAAAATCGACCTTTCCTATTTAGATTTTGGGCCAAGCAATGTATTAACTAGTCTGTACATTCTCTAATATCAATAGAGTACATATTTGGATTCCAAGCAAATACTATTCTACCTTTATCTACCCAAGAATTGTTATTGGTAAAACACCAACCAGAAAATAAACTCAAATACAATACCCCCATGCTTTTATTCTGTAATTTTGTTTCAAGAAGACTAACCAGCCCCACTTGCTTTGCCTTTATCAATTGCTTGATTTCGGAATGTTTGTGTTGGCTGTTAATCCCTCGAACATTCCAACATAGTATTTTATCCATTACAAATAGAGggatctccccccccccccccccccccgcctcTGTACCTCCTCTATTACAACTTCCTCTGCCAATGTACAATACTGATTTGTCACTAAAATAGGACTTGACTTATGCTCCTGCCTTTTAGCACCTTTACTCACTTCCTAAAAACCATCTTGATCAACATTGTTCTGCACCAAAACCTCTTTCTTAGATTGCTTTGGGACCCATTCTTGTTTTACTGGCTGCTTCTTCCTACATGGTAGAGTTTCATGACCAAAACCAGAACAGTGATGTCAAACAATCGGAAGCCATTCATACTCAACTTTGAGTCCAACCTCCTGATCAAATTCATTCACAAATCCAATGCTAGTTGGAAACTCCTGATCCAAGCTAACCTCAATGAGAATTCTAGGGTAGCTTAACCTGTCTCGCCCTTTAGTGATATTGTCAACTTGAAGTGGCCTTCCTATCTGTCGTACTATCTTAAACAGGCAGCGTTCACCCCAATATTTGATATCTAGACCTCCCAATTGAATCCAAGTAGGTACCAATGTTATATCCTCtttagaaaaatcatcaacagagCTCCATGGCTTCATAACCATTGGCTTTTCCCCAAAAAATAGATAACCCCCATAAAGAATCCGATCTCGAAATTCCAGAGAGTTAAAACCTGATAATGAATATGCCATGTGAAAGGACTCCTACCTTATCCACATTCTCTTTCCATAGTCGCCTCACAAAGCCATCCATTACAGTCACTGGTGGATTTGATCCAAGTACATAGCACACAATTGAAGGTTGCTAGTAATTGATCTCCTCAGCTATGTCTTTAAGTTCAATCTTAATTCCAAATTTCTTCTCCTTGTTCAGAGAATTCTCCACTCTAGCTGTTGAAGCACCTGGCAACATATCAGAACTTAAGGGGCGAAGAATCGGAGAAGAGGATTTCTCACCTGACACCAAATCCTGCATAACACTAGTAGTCGCATTCATCCAATCTGCAATGTCTTGTCGAAGTTTAGAGGGTTGATTTGCAATTGTCTCTGGCTCCTTAGACGCACGTACTCTGCCCACCCGATCAGTACCCATTTCCATATCTTCAGTAACTTCCAACTCTGCCACGCCCAAAACCTCATCCATCGACCGAGTTTTGATAATCCGATCAGAAGAAGATGGACCAGATTTCCTAGCTTTTCCCTTTGCCTTATTAGGTCTCCCCACATTCCTAGCTCACTTTGCCATGGCTCCGGCGCAGAACACCAAGAGAGAGAAAACGCGCGAAAAAATTCCCTTCCATAAGCTTTTCAACTACTACATATTGGGTCTATAATGCTTGTCATCAAGGCCATAGACATCATGCTATTGCTTTGCATCCTTATTTGTTAGGACATCAAGCTTTTTCTCAAtaacaaaaatacaaaataataatattagcATCGGCgaaaaaaaaatactactagaacAAAAACCTAGAAATTTAATGCTGCAAGCTCAAAAACTTATAATTATAGCAGTTTCTTTACACatttcatacaaaaataaaacatatactgtaaatgatcaaatcaaacaTGGCTCAAAAACTTCTAcacatccaaaaaaaaaaaaccatagttAGACGTACTTTTCACAAAAAATCAGAGCCCTGAAGTTGGCAACCCTGTCCACATTGACCCAAGCCACCCACGACTTGCAATATAGAAAGATGGAGAGAGTGagagtttgttaaaaaaaataaaaattgaagagagatgaagaaaagagagagaaagaaagaaagatagaATGACATGCGGCTGAATTAGATGAagaagacaaaaagataaataaaacttaaaaaaagaaaacaatttcTCTCGTCATCTGATGTATATATTGTAATAGTGCTTCCAGTATAATAAAGATAAAAATTTCTAAGATTACGAATTCAACAATTCATGAAAGAACTTCTCAATCCTCTTGTATACATAATATGCTACAAGTCAATGTCTCTTCATAAATCCCTTGGGTTTCACCATTGATCATTCCTTGTATAATAGTTCTCCAAAGGTTAGAACAAACATGCTTTGTATTTTTTTACTTGAAACCCTTCTGAAGTctatctaaaaaaaatattttaaatagcttgcaaaaaataaattaagtatACTTAAAAAATATAAACACAATCTTGGTGAGTGTTGCAATTCTAAAGTGACGTTTGGTTGGAGTGAATGAAAATTGAGGAATAGGAATGAAAATGTGAAAGGAATATGAATAGAACAAAAATTAATATGACTaaaaaatcattattaattttttttcaatcttgCATATTGGAATGGTCTTTTCTCTAATTTTCAAATGAAATAGTCATTCCATTAAAATAGTGAAAAAATCATTCTATTAGAATGATATTTCAAATACTCTAAAATGCAAcccaacaataaataaaataaaaattgattcaATTTTATTCCGTTACCCCAACCAAACATCACATCAGTTCTGTCATAAAtgtttagttattttatttttatcttcaATTATGTAACTTAAAATGGTGTATTGGTGTAATAAtgtttagttatatatattattaGGGTCTtttggcaaaatgacttattttttaaagtcattttgcactttATCCTAGTTtcaataattctttgcaaaatgaccACTCATAATTTAGACAACTAGTCTAAAATTTAGATAGGaggtcgaaaaattcaaacagcATGTCGAAAATTTTAGATAGCTAGTAAAAAAATTTAGACAATTGATCAAATTTTAGAcaagtcattttgcaaaaaaaatatcaaaagtagACCTTActacaaaatcacttaaaaaaatatcatttccaCCAACTTCTAATCATTTAATTGAATATGATAAGTTTTGCTCCTCCCGTGGCCATCTAAATTTTAGTGTTAAATATTTAaattcacacacacatatatatatatattgatataatATGTACTTAATATAGTTGGATTATTATATTAGTTTTAACCCGTAGATCTTTGTTTAATAATtgtgatcattagttttcctccAATATTTCATTAATTATtccttaaaaaatatttaattaattataatatatctTATTatctaaaattaataataaaataaattttttgacaaAATCATAAGATAATTTTTTAAGGAGCCTAACATTATATAAGGTGACATTTTATGTTTGGTTTAAGGTGTCCAACATCACttattaaaaacataataaaTGAGACCTTGCTAGTTTTTAATTTAACCACACAAAATATTATCTTATGTAATGTTGGATGCATATTAAAGTACGTACCTTATAAAATTAATCATTTTTATATGAATTAATGTAAATTAAGTGTACATGTACTTCATTAATGTGAATCTCTTTTGTTTTTATCCCGTCagtaataaatttatatatatatatatattagaattcTCTAGAGGAGTTTCACTTTAAGTCTTGCTGGTGGGATTCTCAGTGATCTCGACCCGTGAaaagttttcggcgcgattttttttataaccatgtatattgtagtaaTTTAAAGCATTatgcatatttttttaaaaattccgaatagtttatattatcgaaaactaggttcagacatgttgttgcacgcgtgactaattttttttatgcgcgtggaaagtaACATGTTCAAACCTAGtattcggtactgtaaattattcagaattttctaaaaatttgcaggatgctctaaataggtataatatacacagtcatacAAAAACTGTGCtgaaactgttcacgagtcgaaaaacactgaaagccctaccgATAGGCTTAATATGAAGccccttaaaaaaaaattatcctatATATTAATGCAACTTGTACTGTACACATGTACTTTGCTGGTTGATGAACAAAATTGAGAattaataagaagaaaaaaatatattaataaatgaaAGATTGATCTGGGGGCAGTACCACATATATAGAGAAGAGTAATCCTAATTTTATTATAAGTATTCCT is a window of Humulus lupulus chromosome 4, drHumLupu1.1, whole genome shotgun sequence DNA encoding:
- the LOC133832241 gene encoding uncharacterized protein LOC133832241 — protein: MADTACRDCMTSCQLEDLKFSGCFFTWNNKQQNDERVCSKIDRAMVNSKWTDVFQESKATFFPEGIFDHSPIIISFYVDIQLGRKPFRYFRMWKEATAYKDRVSTSWRSPVYGTEMFKVVTKLKRLKQVLLEIDREGYQDLQKLDSERFSHLHKAYLTFLAQKAKAAWVLNGDENTQFFHASLNARRLQNRILSIKTETSTWVDTPEGVRDAFLGYYQRLLGTNMQQRRKVLQAIVNLGPVLNEEHKCILSTEFSTLEVKTALFSIPGMKAPGPDGFSSSFYQDNWQLVGQEDSVAIISFLSLGKLLKEINATSITLIPKTICPDTVGSMPRYKFHDRCASLKMNHLCFADDILLFSHGDYISILWMLKGLKLFSGSLGLLPNVTKSKIYCCGMNEKGTQRVLDVSGFTKSKLPFRYLGIPICSKKNSAAECGIILEKMMRKIRQWSTRNISYMGRVILINSVLMSIHAYWTQIMILLKKLLKDIVGICRAFLWKGRGVYSGPGLVAWNNICISKAAGGLGFRNVIDWNIVAMGKYVWATTAKKDNLWVKWVHSVYLSKKDWWSYRNPPDCSWYWRKLVVVKEFFTAKMDMASFIATKYTIGAGSEEMAKLAGTNKSICTVISVDYQGEEFEQNQKEFPHGCSYCINVSYLESEE